DNA sequence from the Deltaproteobacteria bacterium HGW-Deltaproteobacteria-2 genome:
TTCAACGAGATATTTGCGTCCCTGATAAATTTCGCCGGCCGTAACATGATATTCATACTTTCCTGTTTGGGTAATCTCAGCGCCGAAATCTTTCATCACGGCAATAGTCAGATCTATGTAAGGAGTAGAAACAACGCCTCCCTGCAAAGTTAAATCCATGCCTTTTTTCGTGTAGGGCGCGCAAAGAAGCAGCGCTGACACGTATTGTGAGCTTTCAATATTCTGAAGGGTTATCTTTCCTCCCTTCAGGCCGTTGGCATTTATTTGAACCGGCGGGCAATTTCCCCGGGTAAGTATATCAACACCCATTTCTTTTAACGCATCCGCCAGAGCGCCTACCGGCCTTTCACAAAGCCGCTTTTCACCGGTCAGAACGTATTTGCCGCTGCCCAGACAGACCAGTGCCGTAAGAAATCGCAACGCGGTGCCGTTATTTCCCAAAAATAATTCTTTACCTGTGTTTATTATTTTACCGGCTGTACCGGAAATATTAAAACCGTCCTCCATGGACACAATTTGCGCACCCAATGTTTGCAATCCTTCAATCAGATATGTTGTGTCCTGGGAAACAAGAGCATTGCTGATGAAAGAATTATTCTGCGCCAAAGCGGCAGCCACCAGTGCCCGCTGGGTCAGGCTCTTGGAACCGGGCACATGAATAGTCGCAGATACTT
Encoded proteins:
- the aroA gene encoding 3-phosphoshikimate 1-carboxyvinyltransferase, with protein sequence MNNKDVHFEEVSATIHVPGSKSLTQRALVAAALAQNNSFISNALVSQDTTYLIEGLQTLGAQIVSMEDGFNISGTAGKIINTGKELFLGNNGTALRFLTALVCLGSGKYVLTGEKRLCERPVGALADALKEMGVDILTRGNCPPVQINANGLKGGKITLQNIESSQYVSALLLCAPYTKKGMDLTLQGGVVSTPYIDLTIAVMKDFGAEITQTGKYEYHVTAGEIYQGRKYLVEGDASSASYFFLAAMLLRKTVRVTGINRQSKQGDMHLLSVLEELGCKVKSEESWVEVSGNNLAEGDFTFDLNDMPDMVPTLAVLAAFRKGRTVISNVAHLRIKESNRLAALVTELNRTGIEAREMPDGLVIQGGKMRPAKIETYNDHRMAMSFAIAGLVASGIEISDKKCVDKSFPTFWEELRKI